One window of Vibrio sinaloensis genomic DNA carries:
- a CDS encoding DNA repair protein has translation MNIGLIIALVAILLVLVLGYNIMLQYKVKAETARKQESSRYLQIIDATEELIGHAHHMPYSKELLLCLNTRILDALQNMHELDPKNKQLEQRVINMKQQIQQLKDNHPGEESTSFKVPSSDKQAIVMLKLVKRLRDTIRSEHNKGRFETQAYVAENARLETIQIRINIENVIKRSNDAIVRGQPGTAIQLLKKGLDALATKNDNYSNQAREKLQTMYDELESKRQTKNAEELHQIAEDQRKNDMDELFGEKKKW, from the coding sequence ATGAATATTGGGTTAATCATAGCTTTAGTTGCCATCTTACTCGTCTTGGTTCTTGGCTATAACATTATGCTGCAGTATAAGGTTAAAGCGGAAACCGCTCGCAAGCAGGAAAGCTCGCGCTACCTACAAATCATTGATGCGACTGAAGAATTGATCGGTCACGCTCACCACATGCCGTACAGCAAAGAGTTGTTACTCTGTCTTAATACCCGTATCTTGGATGCCCTGCAGAACATGCACGAGCTTGATCCCAAAAATAAGCAGCTTGAGCAACGCGTCATCAACATGAAGCAGCAAATTCAGCAGCTTAAGGACAATCATCCAGGCGAAGAAAGCACCTCGTTTAAGGTACCAAGTAGTGACAAGCAAGCCATTGTGATGTTGAAGCTAGTCAAGCGACTACGAGATACGATTCGTAGTGAGCACAACAAAGGCCGCTTTGAAACTCAAGCTTATGTGGCTGAGAACGCTCGTCTAGAAACCATTCAAATTCGCATTAACATTGAAAACGTCATTAAGCGTTCAAACGACGCCATTGTTCGTGGTCAACCTGGTACAGCAATCCAACTGCTCAAAAAGGGCCTTGATGCCTTAGCTACCAAAAATGACAACTATTCCAATCAAGCTCGCGAAAAGCTACAAACCATGTACGACGAGCTGGAATCTAAACGTCAAACTAAAAATGCAGAAGAGCTACACCAAATCGCAGAAGACCAACGCAAGAACGATATGGACGAACTCTTTGGTGAAAAGAAAAAGTGGTAA
- the cysB gene encoding HTH-type transcriptional regulator CysB, with amino-acid sequence MKLQQLKYIVEVVNHNLNVSATAESLYTSQPGISKQVRLLEDELGIQIFERSGKHLTQVTGAGQDIIRISQEILARVESIKAVAGEHTHPEMGTLNISTTHTQARYALPDVIKGFTARYPKVSLHMHQGTPSQMSEAIAKGTANFAIATEALHLYQDAIMLPCYHWNRSIVVPKNHPLAQKEKVSIQDLASYPLVTYVFGFTGRSELDTAFNKYGLTPRVVFTATDADVIKTYVRMGIGVGVIASMAIDQEQDTDLVAIDASHIFGASTTSIGFRRGTFLRSYMFDFMERFAPHLTRPVVEQALSLKSNAEIEEMFKDIDLPVR; translated from the coding sequence ATGAAATTACAACAATTGAAGTATATTGTTGAGGTCGTCAACCATAACTTGAATGTTTCCGCGACTGCGGAGAGCTTATATACCTCGCAACCGGGGATCAGTAAACAAGTTCGTTTGTTGGAAGATGAGCTCGGAATCCAAATTTTTGAGCGCAGCGGAAAGCATTTGACCCAGGTGACTGGGGCTGGTCAAGACATTATTCGTATCTCGCAAGAAATCCTCGCCCGGGTTGAAAGCATCAAAGCCGTAGCAGGCGAGCATACCCATCCAGAAATGGGGACGCTCAATATTTCTACCACCCACACTCAGGCACGTTACGCACTGCCCGATGTGATCAAAGGTTTCACCGCTCGCTATCCCAAAGTGTCTCTGCATATGCACCAAGGTACACCCTCGCAGATGTCGGAGGCTATCGCTAAGGGCACGGCAAATTTTGCGATTGCCACTGAGGCGCTGCATCTTTATCAAGACGCCATTATGTTGCCATGCTATCACTGGAATCGCTCCATTGTGGTGCCGAAGAATCATCCGTTAGCGCAAAAAGAGAAGGTGTCGATTCAAGACTTGGCCTCTTACCCATTAGTGACTTACGTGTTCGGTTTTACTGGGCGCTCAGAGCTAGATACGGCCTTTAATAAGTACGGCCTGACCCCAAGGGTTGTGTTTACCGCCACGGATGCGGATGTGATCAAAACCTATGTCAGAATGGGCATCGGTGTGGGTGTGATTGCGAGTATGGCGATTGACCAAGAGCAAGACACTGATTTGGTTGCGATTGATGCGAGCCATATCTTCGGCGCGAGTACCACCAGTATCGGCTTTAGACGCGGTACCTTCTTACGTTCTTACATGTTCGATTTTATGGAGCGTTTCGCTCCGCATTTGACTCGCCCAGTGGTCGAGCAAGCGCTGTCACTTAAGTCAAACGCTGAAATCGAAGAGATGTTTAAGGATATCGATTTACCCGTGCGTTAA
- a CDS encoding methyltransferase, producing MLNQFQTLDQFLLDNQDYWRFEPFFLSQQGCFPWLDHHPLLCDWLASLTQSQIEEYKQDTSSLLDVLTRFLPQLQCISLWTQLPLSRKQTLDLPRGLDNGIPGRKLEQIYSMGEALLDDHHGQQWLEWCSGKGFLGRILASQTGQRVTSFEFQPNLCQSGQSEADKLGLAMQFVQGDAFSEQASEVFHPHQHAVALHACGDLHVALVQQAVQHQLSAISFSPCCYHLINDEHYRPLSKQARQSSLSLTKQELRIPLQETVTGGERVKRHRVDEMSYRLGLDILLREILGQTDYQPMPSIKKSQLSEGFEAFCLWASEQKGFALPPVDFHDYHQRGIERFWHMERLSLVQQPFRRVLELWLALDKVLYLQDVGYRVSLSEFCLREATPRNILIHAVKD from the coding sequence ATGCTCAATCAATTCCAAACACTCGATCAATTTCTACTCGACAATCAAGATTATTGGCGTTTCGAGCCATTTTTTCTTAGTCAGCAAGGCTGTTTCCCCTGGCTAGATCACCATCCATTGCTGTGTGATTGGTTAGCCTCTCTGACTCAATCTCAGATAGAAGAGTACAAGCAAGACACCTCGTCCTTGTTGGATGTATTAACTCGCTTTTTGCCGCAACTGCAATGCATCAGTCTCTGGACTCAATTACCACTTAGCCGAAAGCAAACTTTAGATCTGCCTAGAGGGCTTGATAACGGCATTCCTGGACGCAAATTAGAGCAGATTTACTCTATGGGTGAGGCCTTGCTTGATGACCATCATGGCCAACAGTGGTTGGAGTGGTGCTCGGGCAAAGGCTTCTTGGGCAGAATTCTAGCCAGTCAAACTGGCCAAAGAGTCACCAGTTTTGAATTCCAGCCAAATTTGTGTCAATCAGGGCAGAGTGAGGCTGACAAGCTTGGTCTTGCGATGCAATTTGTCCAAGGTGACGCCTTTTCTGAGCAAGCCAGTGAGGTGTTTCATCCGCATCAACATGCCGTGGCGCTTCACGCGTGTGGTGATTTACACGTGGCGCTGGTCCAACAGGCTGTGCAACACCAACTGTCTGCCATTAGCTTTTCCCCTTGTTGTTATCACCTCATCAACGACGAGCACTATCGGCCTCTGTCAAAACAGGCACGGCAATCATCACTGAGCTTGACCAAGCAGGAACTTAGAATCCCGCTACAAGAGACGGTGACCGGTGGAGAGCGAGTCAAGCGCCACCGAGTCGATGAGATGAGCTATCGTTTAGGTCTGGATATTCTTTTGCGCGAGATTCTCGGCCAAACAGACTACCAGCCGATGCCGAGCATTAAAAAGTCTCAGCTATCTGAGGGCTTTGAGGCATTTTGTCTGTGGGCAAGTGAACAAAAAGGTTTTGCTTTGCCGCCCGTTGATTTCCACGATTACCATCAGCGGGGTATTGAGCGATTTTGGCATATGGAGCGCCTTAGCTTGGTTCAACAACCGTTTCGCCGAGTGTTAGAGCTGTGGCTAGCACTCGATAAAGTCTTATACCTGCAAGATGTCGGGTACCGAGTTTCGCTATCTGAGTTCTGCTTACGTGAGGCGACCCCACGTAACATATTGATCCACGCCGTGAAAGACTAA
- a CDS encoding ABC transporter substrate-binding protein, with protein MKAATVIATAVLAGVTLLSSASIMAKTAKVAVSQIVEHPALDAARQGLLDGLKAKGYEQGKNLEFDYKTAQGNPAIAVQIARQFVGEKPDVLVGIATPTAQALVSATRSIPVVFTAVTDPVGAKLVKTMQQPGKNVTGLSDLSPVSQHVQLIKEIMPDVKSIGVVFNPGEANAVTLVELLKQSAQEQGLEVVEATALKSADVQSATQAIAAKSDVIYAPTDNTVASAIEGMIVAANQAKTPVLGGATSYVEKGAIASLGFDYYQVGVQTADYVAAIIEGTEPGSLDVKVAKGSDLVVNSSAAMKLGIAIPQSVLDRATSVK; from the coding sequence ATGAAAGCAGCAACAGTCATAGCAACCGCCGTACTCGCAGGTGTCACATTACTCTCTTCAGCCAGTATTATGGCTAAAACCGCCAAAGTTGCAGTATCACAAATTGTCGAACACCCCGCACTTGATGCGGCTCGTCAGGGGTTGCTCGATGGTTTAAAAGCGAAAGGTTATGAGCAGGGAAAGAACCTTGAGTTCGACTACAAAACCGCACAAGGTAACCCAGCGATCGCAGTGCAGATTGCGCGTCAGTTCGTCGGTGAAAAACCAGACGTGCTGGTCGGTATTGCGACCCCTACGGCGCAAGCTTTAGTTTCAGCGACTCGCTCAATTCCAGTCGTGTTTACTGCGGTTACCGACCCGGTTGGAGCTAAGTTGGTTAAAACGATGCAGCAACCAGGAAAAAACGTGACCGGTCTTTCGGATCTCTCTCCAGTGAGTCAACACGTCCAGTTGATTAAAGAAATCATGCCAGATGTTAAGTCTATTGGTGTGGTGTTTAACCCTGGCGAAGCTAACGCGGTGACTTTGGTAGAACTCCTCAAGCAGAGCGCTCAAGAGCAAGGTTTAGAAGTTGTCGAAGCGACTGCGTTAAAGAGCGCAGATGTACAGTCTGCCACTCAAGCAATTGCGGCTAAGTCAGATGTGATTTACGCCCCGACCGATAATACTGTCGCCAGTGCCATCGAAGGCATGATAGTCGCGGCTAATCAGGCCAAAACTCCAGTTCTAGGCGGCGCTACGTCTTACGTTGAAAAAGGTGCGATTGCTAGTTTAGGTTTTGATTACTACCAAGTGGGCGTGCAAACCGCTGACTATGTGGCCGCTATCATTGAAGGCACTGAACCTGGTAGCCTAGATGTTAAAGTTGCCAAAGGCTCAGACTTGGTGGTTAACAGCAGTGCTGCGATGAAACTTGGTATTGCCATCCCTCAATCGGTTCTCGATCGCGCGACTAGCGTTAAATAA
- a CDS encoding ABC transporter permease: protein MSAFAFFGALEIGLLYGLVALGVYLTFRVLDFPDLSVDGSFPMGAAVAATAIVAGINPWLATFMAVIAGAATGWVTAFLAVRCGILHLLASILTMIAAFSINIRIMGRPNIALLGEETILTPFETLGDPMLVRPLMVGLLVLVSAWLVVRLLNSDFGLGLRATGVNARMVSAQGASTAFYTYFGLALSNGFVGFAGALFAQTNSFADVTSGVGTIVVGLAAVILGQTLIPGRKIWVAVLAVIVGSVLYRLAVAFALSTGMFGLQASDLNLVTAVLVAIALIAPKIKGNLKAKKRSTPAQSKEAAKQARESGETA from the coding sequence ATGTCTGCTTTTGCTTTCTTTGGCGCGCTAGAGATCGGGTTGTTGTACGGCCTTGTGGCTCTAGGTGTCTATCTCACTTTCCGTGTTCTTGATTTTCCTGATTTAAGCGTTGACGGCAGTTTCCCAATGGGTGCAGCGGTTGCCGCCACCGCTATCGTCGCGGGCATCAACCCATGGCTAGCAACGTTTATGGCGGTTATTGCAGGGGCTGCGACGGGATGGGTGACCGCATTTCTAGCCGTTCGTTGTGGCATTCTGCATTTGCTCGCCTCGATTCTGACTATGATTGCCGCCTTCTCGATCAATATCCGCATCATGGGCCGACCAAACATCGCTCTTCTCGGTGAAGAAACCATCTTAACTCCGTTTGAAACCTTAGGGGATCCTATGCTAGTTCGTCCATTGATGGTCGGTTTGCTGGTACTGGTTTCCGCGTGGCTGGTGGTGCGCCTTTTAAACAGTGACTTCGGGCTTGGTTTGCGAGCTACTGGCGTTAATGCACGTATGGTCTCAGCTCAGGGAGCAAGCACGGCGTTTTATACCTATTTTGGCTTGGCGTTATCCAATGGTTTTGTCGGCTTTGCTGGTGCGCTATTTGCACAGACTAACAGTTTTGCCGACGTGACATCAGGGGTGGGGACTATCGTGGTAGGGCTTGCTGCGGTTATTTTGGGTCAAACGTTAATCCCCGGGCGCAAGATCTGGGTTGCAGTACTCGCGGTGATTGTCGGTTCGGTGTTGTATCGCCTTGCAGTGGCATTTGCACTCAGTACTGGAATGTTTGGCCTGCAAGCCTCTGACTTGAATTTGGTGACGGCTGTGCTTGTGGCGATTGCCCTCATTGCGCCTAAGATCAAAGGCAACCTAAAAGCAAAAAAGCGTAGTACTCCTGCTCAGAGTAAAGAGGCAGCGAAGCAGGCTAGAGAGTCAGGAGAGACCGCATGA
- a CDS encoding ABC transporter ATP-binding protein, with the protein MIRLQDIQVTFNPGTILENRALRGVTLEVPEHQFLTVIGSNGAGKSTLLGAVTGETPMVGGKVIIDEFDVTKQTVDQRAKQCARVFQDPLAGTCGDLTIEENMALAYMRGKSRGWSLSLSSQRRKLFQERISILGLGLEDRLGDSIGLLSGGQRQAVSLVMATLSDSKLLLLDEHTAALDPRMAAFIIDLTKKIVAEFNLTVMMVTHSMKDALACGDRTVMLHQGEIVLDVAGEQRANMQVPDLLEMFSKVRGEELADDSLLLN; encoded by the coding sequence ATGATACGTTTACAAGATATTCAAGTCACATTCAATCCAGGTACGATATTAGAAAACAGAGCGCTACGCGGGGTAACACTGGAGGTACCTGAGCATCAATTTTTGACTGTGATCGGCTCAAACGGCGCGGGGAAGTCCACCTTGTTAGGGGCAGTTACAGGAGAAACCCCGATGGTAGGTGGCAAGGTTATCATTGATGAGTTTGATGTGACCAAGCAAACCGTAGACCAGCGCGCTAAACAGTGCGCTCGCGTGTTTCAAGACCCGCTAGCGGGCACTTGTGGTGACTTAACCATCGAAGAGAATATGGCGCTGGCTTATATGCGTGGTAAATCTCGCGGTTGGAGCTTATCTTTATCGAGTCAGCGACGTAAGTTGTTTCAAGAGCGAATCAGCATACTCGGTTTAGGGCTTGAAGATAGACTCGGCGACAGTATCGGTCTGCTCTCAGGCGGTCAACGTCAAGCTGTAAGCCTAGTGATGGCTACCTTGTCCGATAGTAAACTTCTGTTGCTAGATGAGCATACTGCGGCACTCGATCCGCGTATGGCAGCGTTTATCATCGATCTGACCAAGAAAATTGTTGCCGAGTTCAATTTGACCGTAATGATGGTGACTCATTCGATGAAAGATGCGCTCGCCTGTGGCGATCGTACCGTCATGCTCCATCAAGGTGAGATTGTACTCGATGTGGCAGGAGAGCAGCGTGCCAATATGCAAGTGCCTGATCTTTTGGAGATGTTTTCCAAGGTGCGTGGCGAAGAGCTGGCGGATGACAGTTTATTGTTAAATTGA
- a CDS encoding GGDEF domain-containing protein: protein MQASRHFSLVFVLLMPMALVLVFVALMVKNHNDAMNRELDDEYQRIHTALSRSARVLSAIDYSFSNYAKSNFIWLIDHNKKVVEGTCQMWPIDALLRADGKSNIPAIDINYMLVGDAELCDPQSDMYQRISNQVSLAPVLSFLHDIDEFVLGIHYIDREGYVMSSPDTYAKTITKQLLETLKARPFWQRTSHNRDLITLSGPAQVDITSQAVMGLSMAVFNQDVHQGILSLDIDANTILANHNRLAGEIGLIDSTAAELPLNALRVEQFAFEGIAEPYMVFYMTDWPRELRHFFFQYRNSLAVSGFIYLFLVVILFFINTRHERRYFKQLAAKDPMTGLLNRRGLESYLAMEHTGSYIALAVFDIDNFKSINDTYGHDVGDQVIIYMANKLSACIRNSDAAARIGGEEFVIFMTGSDIEPLKVGLQRVLEAVREDSTQVLELGFTISGGAEIVSGDTHLNFERLFKAADEKLYHAKTHGKNQIVF, encoded by the coding sequence ATGCAGGCTTCTCGGCACTTTAGCCTCGTGTTCGTTTTATTGATGCCAATGGCGCTGGTATTAGTATTTGTGGCACTGATGGTCAAAAATCATAACGATGCGATGAATCGTGAGTTGGACGATGAGTATCAGCGCATTCACACGGCACTCTCTCGTTCGGCTCGGGTGCTGTCAGCAATTGATTACAGCTTTTCCAATTATGCTAAGTCGAACTTTATCTGGTTAATCGACCACAACAAAAAAGTGGTGGAAGGCACCTGTCAAATGTGGCCAATTGATGCGCTGTTGCGAGCAGATGGCAAAAGTAACATCCCTGCCATTGATATTAATTACATGCTAGTGGGGGACGCGGAGTTGTGCGATCCACAAAGTGACATGTATCAGCGGATAAGTAACCAAGTTTCGCTCGCGCCAGTCCTATCATTTTTACATGATATCGATGAATTTGTGTTGGGGATTCACTATATCGATCGTGAGGGCTATGTTATGTCCTCCCCAGATACCTACGCGAAAACCATCACCAAACAATTACTTGAAACCCTTAAAGCGCGGCCCTTTTGGCAACGTACTAGCCACAATAGAGATCTGATCACGTTATCTGGACCTGCTCAGGTGGACATCACCAGTCAAGCTGTTATGGGCTTGTCGATGGCGGTGTTCAATCAAGATGTGCATCAAGGCATTCTCTCGTTAGATATCGACGCAAATACGATTCTGGCCAATCATAATCGCCTCGCGGGAGAGATCGGCTTGATTGATTCGACAGCAGCCGAGCTTCCGCTTAATGCGCTTAGGGTGGAGCAATTTGCCTTTGAGGGGATAGCAGAGCCTTATATGGTGTTTTACATGACCGATTGGCCGAGAGAATTACGTCATTTCTTTTTTCAGTACCGCAATAGTCTTGCGGTCAGCGGTTTCATTTATCTCTTCTTGGTTGTGATCTTATTTTTTATCAATACTCGCCATGAACGGCGGTACTTCAAGCAGCTTGCTGCAAAAGACCCAATGACGGGCCTGCTTAATCGAAGAGGGTTAGAAAGTTATTTGGCGATGGAGCATACCGGCTCGTACATTGCTCTTGCGGTATTTGATATTGATAACTTTAAGTCAATCAATGATACCTACGGTCATGATGTTGGCGATCAAGTCATTATTTACATGGCCAACAAACTCAGTGCCTGCATTCGAAATAGTGATGCTGCTGCGCGGATTGGTGGTGAAGAGTTCGTGATCTTTATGACCGGCAGCGATATTGAGCCACTTAAAGTGGGTTTGCAGAGAGTGTTAGAGGCAGTGCGCGAAGATTCCACTCAGGTTCTGGAATTAGGCTTTACCATTTCTGGCGGGGCGGAAATCGTCAGCGGCGACACTCACTTGAACTTTGAGCGCTTGTTTAAAGCCGCTGATGAAAAACTCTACCATGCCAAGACCCACGGTAAAAACCAGATTGTATTTTAG
- the dusC gene encoding tRNA dihydrouridine(16) synthase DusC, whose protein sequence is MRVVLGPMEGVLDHLMREILTDINDYDLCVTEFVRVVDQLLPDHVFYRLCPELQQGSQTKSGVPVHIQLLGQDPHWMAQNAIRAAHLGARGIDLNFGCPAKLVNKSKGGAALLQHPELIHNVVKACRDAVPSSIPVTAKIRLGWDNPEDCFEIVDAVQSAGANELTVHARTKTGGYKASEIKWDYINQIRQRFTIPLIANGEIWNYQDGQACIDTTGVDSLMVCRGAFNVPNLGNVVKHNHAIMPWFEVVELLLVYSQYEMKGDKGLYYPNRVKQWFSYLRQQYPQAAELFREIRTFNKAAPIVEHITRYRDELTSH, encoded by the coding sequence ATGCGAGTTGTTTTGGGCCCTATGGAGGGTGTGCTAGACCATTTGATGCGAGAGATCCTAACCGACATCAATGACTACGACCTTTGCGTGACAGAGTTTGTCCGTGTTGTCGATCAATTGCTGCCTGATCATGTGTTCTATCGTTTGTGTCCCGAGCTTCAACAGGGCTCGCAAACCAAATCAGGGGTGCCGGTCCATATTCAATTGCTTGGTCAAGACCCACACTGGATGGCACAGAACGCGATTCGCGCTGCGCATCTTGGCGCTCGCGGCATCGACTTAAACTTTGGCTGCCCTGCAAAGCTGGTCAACAAAAGTAAAGGCGGTGCGGCGCTACTGCAACACCCAGAACTGATCCATAACGTGGTGAAAGCGTGTCGTGATGCGGTCCCTTCATCCATCCCTGTCACAGCCAAAATACGTCTCGGCTGGGATAACCCTGAAGACTGTTTCGAAATCGTCGATGCAGTCCAGTCTGCGGGCGCAAACGAATTGACGGTTCATGCGCGAACTAAGACCGGGGGATACAAAGCCAGTGAGATCAAGTGGGACTATATCAACCAGATTCGCCAGCGATTTACCATTCCGCTGATCGCCAATGGAGAAATCTGGAATTATCAAGATGGTCAAGCCTGCATTGACACCACGGGCGTTGACTCGTTGATGGTCTGTCGCGGCGCCTTCAACGTGCCAAACCTAGGTAACGTCGTCAAACATAACCACGCCATCATGCCTTGGTTTGAGGTTGTGGAGTTGCTTTTGGTCTACTCGCAATACGAAATGAAGGGGGATAAAGGTTTATACTACCCTAACCGAGTCAAGCAATGGTTCTCGTACCTGCGTCAGCAATACCCGCAGGCAGCCGAGCTGTTTCGCGAGATCCGTACGTTCAACAAAGCCGCCCCTATCGTTGAGCACATCACCCGTTATCGTGATGAATTAACCAGCCACTAG
- a CDS encoding SEC-C metal-binding domain-containing protein, whose amino-acid sequence MNYSLLTLAQPLCDETSYYLEGVTFAANLATKPTAPETWLSDIFGDQASAVKTEVEQHITQQYQFLKASEYSLLGLLEPTSSKEQLADFAEGFMTLWPEIEPQWAKISLSDGTMRMLQAMLTTFMLAIDQEQTQQQMRQAGVEQPPELDNLLPQLDLMMSEVAQAADEAMVGAKAQSVNPYKQIGRNDSCPCGSGKKFKQCCG is encoded by the coding sequence ATGAACTACTCACTTCTTACCCTTGCACAGCCTCTCTGCGATGAGACCTCTTATTACCTAGAGGGCGTCACTTTTGCTGCGAACCTAGCGACTAAACCGACAGCCCCTGAAACTTGGTTGAGCGACATTTTTGGCGACCAAGCCAGTGCGGTTAAAACCGAGGTTGAGCAGCACATCACTCAACAATATCAGTTTCTTAAAGCGAGCGAGTACTCACTGCTAGGTTTACTGGAACCTACTTCGTCCAAGGAACAGTTGGCGGACTTTGCCGAAGGTTTTATGACCCTATGGCCAGAGATTGAACCACAATGGGCAAAGATTTCTCTCTCTGATGGAACGATGCGTATGTTGCAGGCTATGCTCACCACGTTTATGTTGGCGATCGACCAAGAGCAAACCCAGCAGCAGATGCGCCAAGCAGGCGTTGAGCAGCCGCCAGAGTTGGATAATTTGTTACCTCAACTTGATCTGATGATGTCTGAGGTGGCACAAGCAGCCGACGAAGCAATGGTGGGCGCTAAAGCTCAGAGTGTGAATCCTTATAAGCAGATAGGCCGCAATGATTCTTGTCCTTGTGGCAGTGGCAAAAAGTTTAAGCAGTGCTGTGGTTAA
- the lolA gene encoding outer membrane lipoprotein chaperone LolA, with protein MKKFAALLMMSFTALAAPKDELNQRLQMNDGFSADFSQQLVSPDGDIVMEGEGQVEIARPSLFRWTTTAPDENVLVSDGESLWYYSPFIEQVSIYWQEQATEQTPFVLLTRNRASDWDNYSVEQQGDTFTLTPTAIDSNQGQFKLKIDASGAVQGFSVIEQDGQQSNFSFKNINLTKPNAERFQFVIPQGVEVDDQRN; from the coding sequence ATGAAAAAATTCGCTGCCCTATTGATGATGAGCTTTACTGCTCTGGCTGCACCTAAAGACGAACTGAACCAAAGATTGCAAATGAATGATGGGTTCAGTGCTGACTTTAGCCAACAGCTAGTGAGCCCTGACGGCGACATTGTGATGGAGGGAGAAGGGCAAGTTGAGATTGCGCGGCCGAGCCTATTTCGCTGGACCACTACCGCACCGGATGAAAACGTACTGGTATCAGATGGTGAGAGCCTATGGTACTACAGCCCTTTTATCGAACAGGTGAGTATATACTGGCAAGAGCAGGCGACGGAGCAAACTCCGTTTGTGTTGTTAACCCGAAACCGTGCCAGTGATTGGGATAACTATTCTGTCGAGCAGCAAGGGGACACCTTCACCTTAACGCCGACGGCAATTGATAGCAATCAGGGGCAGTTCAAGCTAAAAATTGACGCCTCGGGCGCAGTCCAAGGTTTTAGTGTCATCGAACAAGATGGACAGCAAAGCAACTTTTCTTTCAAAAATATCAACCTCACTAAACCCAATGCAGAGCGATTTCAGTTTGTCATCCCGCAAGGGGTAGAGGTTGATGACCAAAGGAACTGA
- a CDS encoding replication-associated recombination protein A: protein MSNYSFDFSGDEDFRPLAARMRPQTLDQYIGQQHIVGPGKPLRRALEAGHLHSMILWGPPGTGKTTLAEVAANYANAEVERVSAVTSGVKEIRAAIERARENKRAGHRTILFVDEVHRFNKSQQDAFLPHIEDGTVTFIGATTENPSFELNNALLSRARVYKLTSLASQDIRQALEQAINDKERGLGAVSAQFVDDVLDRLAELVNGDARMSLNYLELLYDMAEEDQQGIKQLTLPLLAEVAGEKVSRFDNKGDIWYDLISALHKSIRGSNPDAALYWAARMIAAGCDPLYIARRLLAIASEDVGNADPRAMQVALSAWDCFTRVGPAEGERAIAQAIVYLACAPKSNAVYTAWKQALNDAHNLPEYEVPPHLRNAPTSLMKDLGYGAEYRYAHDEPGAYAAGERYFPPEIAQTRYYQPTNRGLETKIGEKLDYLASLDAKSPQKRYE, encoded by the coding sequence GTGAGTAACTACTCATTTGATTTCTCTGGAGACGAAGATTTTCGCCCCCTTGCGGCAAGAATGCGTCCTCAGACGCTCGACCAATATATAGGCCAGCAGCATATTGTTGGTCCGGGCAAGCCGTTAAGACGGGCGCTTGAGGCCGGACATTTGCACTCGATGATCTTGTGGGGCCCACCAGGAACAGGAAAAACCACGCTTGCCGAAGTCGCGGCCAACTATGCCAATGCCGAAGTTGAGCGGGTTTCAGCAGTGACCTCTGGCGTAAAAGAAATTCGTGCCGCGATTGAGAGAGCGCGTGAGAATAAACGAGCAGGGCATCGAACAATACTGTTTGTCGATGAGGTCCATCGTTTCAATAAATCTCAGCAAGACGCCTTTCTGCCGCACATTGAAGATGGGACAGTGACCTTTATCGGCGCGACCACAGAGAACCCCTCGTTCGAACTGAACAATGCATTACTGTCACGTGCCCGAGTGTACAAACTGACCTCATTGGCCAGTCAAGACATCAGGCAAGCACTTGAACAAGCGATCAATGATAAAGAGCGCGGTCTGGGCGCAGTATCGGCGCAGTTTGTTGACGATGTGCTTGACCGTCTGGCGGAACTGGTCAATGGCGATGCGCGAATGTCATTGAACTATCTCGAGCTGCTCTATGATATGGCAGAGGAAGATCAACAAGGCATCAAGCAACTGACGTTACCGCTTTTGGCGGAAGTGGCGGGTGAGAAGGTATCGCGTTTCGATAATAAAGGTGACATCTGGTACGACTTAATCTCCGCCCTGCATAAATCAATTCGAGGTTCTAACCCAGATGCCGCTCTGTATTGGGCTGCAAGAATGATCGCAGCGGGATGCGATCCTTTGTACATTGCTCGCCGTTTACTGGCTATCGCATCAGAAGATGTGGGCAATGCGGATCCGCGCGCGATGCAGGTGGCGCTTTCAGCTTGGGATTGCTTCACCCGAGTTGGCCCGGCTGAAGGAGAGCGAGCGATCGCTCAGGCGATTGTTTACTTGGCTTGTGCGCCAAAAAGCAACGCTGTGTATACCGCTTGGAAGCAAGCGCTTAACGATGCCCATAACCTCCCAGAGTACGAGGTGCCGCCACATCTGCGTAATGCGCCAACGAGCCTGATGAAGGATTTAGGCTACGGTGCGGAGTATCGTTATGCCCATGACGAACCCGGCGCGTATGCGGCTGGAGAACGCTATTTCCCACCAGAAATCGCTCAGACTCGCTACTATCAACCGACTAACCGAGGGTTAGAAACCAAAATTGGTGAAAAGTTAGATTACTTGGCTAGTTTAGACGCAAAAAGCCCACAAAAGCGCTATGAATAA